The Erigeron canadensis isolate Cc75 chromosome 4, C_canadensis_v1, whole genome shotgun sequence genome window below encodes:
- the LOC122598577 gene encoding 50S ribosomal protein L35, chloroplastic has translation MATSSFFNCTSLLTPIKPIRATPSYCNSTTVCISQVAKKPTPMNLSSSHSFSGLSPLISNKTSLSVSQKPKSLTIVAAKGYKMKTHKASAKRFRVTGTGKIVRRRAGKQHLLRKKNAKRRTRLSKTVQVDRCDYNNVIGALPYLKVNRSN, from the exons ATGGCAACTTCATCTTTTTTCAATTGCACTTCACTTTTAACCCCAATCAAACCTATCAGAGCAACCCCTTCTTATTGTAATTCCACAACTGTTtgtatctcacaagttgcaaagAAACCAACCCCAATGAACCTTTCATCATCGCACTCTTTTTCTGGCTTATCTCCACTCATTTCAAACAAAACCTCCTTAAGTGTATCTCAAAAACCaaaatctctcacaattgtagCTGCTAAAGGGTATAAAATGAAAACCCATAag GCTTCTGCAAAGAGATTTCGTGTAACGGGTACCGGGAAGATAGTGAGAAGGAGAGCCGGGAAGCAGCATCTGCTTAGAAAGAAGAATGCTAAGAGGAGAACACGCCTCTCTAAAACG GTACAAGTTGACCGTTGTGACTACAACAACGTCATAGGGGCTTTACCGTATCTGAAGGTTAACAGATCTAACTAG
- the LOC122597824 gene encoding uncharacterized protein LOC122597824 — protein sequence MGENNDFNFRGNLLNTFSALTINGSHQNETNLGEQEQQDVLVEQQEQEIMELRRHLAEYAAKEAQIKHEKQVLENRIASIYKGFDQQQRDLVEATAKAISYRQGIVEENIRLEYALQVAQEERSIFISNLVPLLSDVSLRPNDLDAYSIVSSLRILFKHSKERLVIAEEKLRDLKYQPLSLQSQNKELSLKEENWVHPMFSPSPETSNYTGVERQTNGDEMVNSHYLPSILEEPSTSSQVEADEDDDLEDDNVSDEYDDEDVNRPLPTIEGLQILGEAFPGHEIQASGYSRNGTTHCGFEWVRHLQDGSVNYIEGAKQPMYTVTADDVDSYLAVEVQPLDDRQRKGELVTCFANANKKITCHPDMVREIENTLRVGHVSFRLLVWNGPLDTWEPANLEIKKSTYSIKLDGPNNGVVVDSKYTPTTLISLPAEIPLEFSILGPGGVEHYLRADENSADISCSRDTIVLTLRLFVKRAADKKLGKKKRRVLFFK from the coding sequence ATGGGAGAAAATAATGACTTTAATTTTAGAGGGAATTTATTAAATACTTTCTCTGCATTGACTATAAATGGAAGTCATCAAAATGAAACCAATTTGGGTGAACAAGAACAACAAGATGTTCTTGTTgaacaacaagaacaagaaattATGGAATTAAGGAGACATTTAGCCGAATATGCGGCCAAAGAAGCACAaattaaacatgaaaaacaggTTCTTGAAAATCGCATTGCTTCGATATACAAGGGTTTTGATCAGCAACAACGTGATCTTGTTGAAGCTACTGCGAAAGCGATATCTTATAGACAAGGTATAGTTGAAGAGAATATAAGACTTGAGTATGCTTTACAAGTGGCTCAGGAAGAAAGGTCTATATTTATTTCAAACTTAGTACCTCTTCTTTCGGATGTATCTCTTCGTCCTAATGATCTTGACGCGTATTCGATTGTTAGTAGTTTAAGGATTTTGTTTAAGCATAGCAAGGAAAGACTTGTGATTGCAGAAGAAAAATTAAGAGATTTGAAATATCAGCCTTTAAGTTTGCAGTCTCAAAACAAAGAGCTCTCTTTAAAAGAGGAAAATTGGGTACACCCGATGTTTTCTCCATCACCAGAAACAAGTAATTATACGGGTGTGGAGAGACAAACAAATGGAGATGAAATGGTGAATTCTCATTATTTACCATCGATTCTTGAAGAACCTTCAACTTCCTCACAAGTTGAAgctgatgaggatgatgatttggaagatgACAATGTTAGTGATGAATATGATGATGAGGATGTGAATAGACCACTTCCTACAATAGAGGGTTTGCAGATTTTGGGGGAAGCTTTTCCGGGCCATGAAATTCAAGCAAGTGGGTACTCAAGAAATGGGACGACACATTGTGGGTTTGAATGGGTTCGTCATTTGCAAGATGGGTCAGTTAATTATATAGAAGGTGCAAAACAACCCATGTATACCGTTACAGCAGATGATGTAGATAGTTATCTAGCTGTGGAAGTTCAACCCCTTGATGACAGACAAAGAAAAGGCGAACTAGTAACGTGCTTTGCAAATGCCAACAAGAAAATCACTTGTCATCCTGATATGGTTCGTGAAATTGAGAATACATTAAGAGTAGGCCATGTGAGTTTTCGGTTGTTAGTTTGGAACGGGCCTCTTGACACTTGGGAACCAGCAAATTTGGAGATCAAGAAAAGTACTTACAGCATTAAGCTTGACGGTCCCAATAATGGCGTTGTTGTTGATAGTAAGTATACTCCAACTACACTTATTAGTCTACCAGCTGAAATACCATTAGAGTTCTCAATACTTGGCCCTGGGGGAGTTGAGCATTACTTGCGTGCAGATGAAAATTCAGCGGATATCAGCTGCTCGAGAGATACAATTGTTTTAACATTGAGATTATTTGTCAAACGGGCCGCTGATAAGAAGCTtgggaagaagaaaagaagggTTTTGTTTTTCAAGTAA